A single region of the Pieris rapae chromosome 21, ilPieRapa1.1, whole genome shotgun sequence genome encodes:
- the LOC111001520 gene encoding guided entry of tail-anchored proteins factor 1, translating into MLEVLNGFLLGYFLVLCTISALVPLLVKPIVACFSRPSQLERKLWDEIVMLKCQQKQISMKDEFAAYSKLQRRIIKLEAELNENSQDRLSKTLAIKGTIHMVLQVVIGLIIIISVIFFRREPIVALKGDLFPLSTLLKYPSDTPNAISTHMWVIISNVSIRALLKPMIS; encoded by the exons atgttGGAAGTTTTAAATGGATTTCTTCTGGGttatttcttagttttatgtactattaGTGCATTAGTTCCTCTTCTAGTCAAACCG ATTGTCGCGTGTTTTTCAAGGCCCTCGCAACTAGAACGCAAACTATGGGATGAAATTGTAATGCTTAAATGTCAGCAAAAGCAAATTTCTATGAAAGATGAATTTGCTGCTTATTCCAAACTTCAAAGGCGAATAATCAAGCTGGAAGCAGAATTAAACGAAAATTCTCAGGATCGATTAAGCAAAACCTTGGCAATAAAGGGAACTATACATATGGTACTGCAAGTGGTCAttggtttaataataatcatttcagTCATCTTTTTCAGGAGAGAACCCATAGTAGCCCTCAAAGGTGACCTTTTTCCACTTTCAACACTTCTAAAATACCCAAGTGATACACCAAATGCTATTTCAACACATATGTGGGTTATAATATCAAATGTTTCAATTAGAGCTCTGTTGAAGCCTatgatttcttaa
- the LOC111001519 gene encoding superoxide dismutase [Mn], mitochondrial — MYAIRRIGTRLQAVNNVRQKHTLPDLPYEYSALEPVISREIMSLHHSKHHATYVNNLNAAEEKLAQAQAKGDIQTVITLAPALKFNGGGHINHTIFWQNLSPKGGKPSDALVQAIEKDFGSMENMKNQLAASSVGVQGSGWGWLGYNKMMKKLVIQTCQNQDPLEATTGLVPLFGIDVWEHAYYLQYKNVRADYVKAIFDVANWHDISSRYEKALK, encoded by the exons ATGTACGCTATCCGTAGAATCGGCACTAGGCT tcaGGCCGTAAACAATGTTCGGCAAAAGCACACTCTTCCTGACCTACCTTACGAATACAGCGCACTTGAGCCTGTCATCAGTCGCGAGATCATGAGCTTGCATCACAGCAAGCATCATGCcacttatgtaaataatttaaatgctgCTGAAGAAAAGTTAGCGCAGGCTCAAGcaaaag GTGACATTCAAACAGTCATCACCTTAGCCCCAGCACTTAAATTCAATGGAGGTGGTCACATAAACCACACTATTTTCTGGCAGAACCTTTCTCCCAAAGGTGGAAAACCATCTGATGCCTTAGTTCAGGCTATTGAGAA AGACTTTGGTTCTATGGAGAACATGAAGAACCAATTAGCTGCATCATCAGTTGGAGTCCAGGGTTCAGGCTGGGGTTGGTTAGGTtacaataaaatgatgaagaaATTAGTAATTCAGACATGTCAAAACCAAGATCCATTGGAAGCAACCACTG GATTGGTGCCTCTTTTTGGAATAGATGTGTGGGAGCATGCTTACTACTTGCAATACAAAAATGTCCGTGCTGATTATGTAAAAGCAATATTTGATGTTGCTAACTGGCATGACATCTCATCGAGATATGAAAAAGCTCTGAAGTGA
- the LOC111001518 gene encoding 15-hydroxyprostaglandin dehydrogenase [NAD(+)], whose product MWDIKDKTFLITGGASGLGAQYAKTFLQLGAKKVAILDIAESVGLSFVASLNETYPGKAVFIKCDVSNEDDIKGAFHKALNDLQRLDVIINNAGIMSDNPDQWRKSCEVNWQGLVSFTMKGIDSMRTDEGGAGGTIINIASTAALFKLPTMPVYCGSKLAVLHFSQSLAEPPFFERTGVRILTMCPGPTDTPLLHNLVDKAFDKKYAEEFYAAIPTYTQEVESAVNAVVKMFKEGECGSIWLSVKNKPAQDITDMFRNIFIELAKVI is encoded by the exons ATGTGGGATATCAAAGACAAAACGTTTCTAATCACCGGAGGTGCGTCGGGTTTAGGAGCACAGTatgcaaaaacatttttacaacTCGGAGCTAAG AAAGTAGCAATATTAGACATCGCCGAGTCTGTCGGGTTGAGCTTCGTGGCGTCTCTCAATGAAACATATCCAGGGAAAGCTGTATTCATAAAATGCGATGTCAGCAACGAAGACGACATTAAGGGCGCTTTTCATAAAGCACTAAACGATTTGCAAAGGCTGGACGTGATCATCAATAATGCAGGGATTATGAGCGATAACCCTGATCAATGGAGGAAATCATGTGAAGTTAACTGG CAAGGTTTAGTTTCGTTCACCATGAAAGGGATTGATTCCATGCGGACAGACGAAGGAGGCGCCGGTGGAACAATCATCAATATTGCATCCACGGCTGCACTTTTCAAGTTACCTACAATGCCAGTTTACTGCGGATCCAAACTGGCCGTCCTACATTTTAGTCAGAGTCTTgcg GAACCACCATTCTTCGAACGTACGGGTGTCCGCATTTTGACTATGTGCCCAGGGCCAACAGATACGCCCCTATTACACAATCTTGTAGATAAAGCCTTTGACAAGAAATACGCTGAGGAGTTCTATGCTGCTATCCCAACATACACCCAGGA AGTGGAATCAGCTGTTAACGCAGTCGTCAAAATGTTCAAAGAAGGTGAATGCGGTTCAATTTGGTtatcagttaaaaataaaccagCACAGGACATAACTGATATGTTTAGGAATATCTTCATTGAATTGGCgaaagttatataa